Sequence from the [Clostridium] scindens genome:
CCTCTATTATATAGTAGATTGAAAAAAAGGGAATAGGGAATTTCACCAAATATGGAGAAAAATCATGGAAAATTTCTCAATTTTTTGGCATAAAATATATTTCTTATTAAACTGTGAATTGTAAAAGCCTCTTTCTTATGATAAAGTGGGTATAGATAAATGTTGATTAAATTTATATGCAAGGGGATAAAAGACATGGAAAGAAGAGTAGGAACTATATCAAGAGGAATCCGCTGCCCGATTATCCGTGAAGGAGACAATCTGGCGGATATTATTGTTGAAAGCGTATTAGAGGCAGCAGAAAGCGAAGGATTCGAACTTCGTGACCGCGACGTGATTGCAGCCACAGAATCCATCGTGGCAAGAGCGCAGGGAAATTATGCGTCTATCGATGCGATAGCCAAGGATGTCAAGGCGAAATTGGGCGGAGAGACGATAGGAGTCATCTTTCCGATTCTGTCTAGAAACCGTTTCTCCATCTGTCTGAAGGGTATCGCAAAAGGCGCGAAGAAGGTAGTGCTCATGCTGAGCTACCCAAGCGACGAAGTGGGAAATGAACTGGTTTCCCTGGACAAGCTTGATGATGCAGGCATTAACCCATACAGCGACGTGATGGATCTTGAGAAATACCGCGAACTGTTCGGAGAGAATAAGCATCCATTTACTGGCGTGGATTATGTGCAGTATTACAGCGATCTGATCAAAGAGGCAGGGGCTGAAGTGGAAGTTATCTTCGCAAACCAGCCGCAGGAAATCCTGAAGCATGCCAAGAACGTGCTGACCTGTGACATACATACCAGGGCAAGGACCAAGCGCATCCTGGAGAAGAATGGCGCCAAGGTTGTTCTGGGACTGGACAATATCCTGACCTGTCCGGTGGGCGGAAGCGGATGCAATGAACGATTCGGGCTTCTTGGATCTAATAAATCTACAGAGGAATCCGTGAAACTGTTCCCGAGAGACTGCACAGACCTGGTACTGGAAGTGCAGGGCAAGATTCTTGAAAAGACCGGAAAGCATGTTGAAGTCATGGTATATGGCGACGGCGCTTTCAAAGATCCGGTAGGAAAGATCTGGGAACTGGCAGATCCTTGCGTATCCGTGGCTCACACCGAAGGGCTTAACGGCACGCCGAATGAAGTCAAATTAAAATATCTTGCAGACAATGACTTTAAAGACCTGAAGGGCGAGGAACTCAAAGACGCCATCTCCAAGAGAATCCAGGAGAAGGAAGACGACCTGGTAGGCGATATGTCTTCCCAGGGAACGACGCCCCGCCGCCTGACAGACTTGATCGGCTCTCTGTGCGATCTGACCAGCGGTTCTGGTGACAAAGGAACGCCTGTGATTCTGGTACAGGGCTATTTTGACAACTTTACCACCGATAAATAAGCGGCAGACAGGCAGATGCTAATAGATAACGAAGGATTAATGATAGGAAAAAATACTCAGGAGGAAATGAAACGAATGAAACAGGATATGATTGTAATTCTGGATTTGGGCAGTACCGAAAATACGGTAGTTGCCAGAGAAATTCGCGATATGGGCGTTTACAGCGAGATTCATCCCCATGACATCACCCCGGAAGAATTAAACGGGCTGGATAATGTGAAGGGAATCATCTTGAACGGAGGAGAGAACCGTGTCGTAGACGGAGCAGCGGTGGATGTAAGTCCCGCACTCTATGATCTGGGATATCCGGTGATGGCAATTGACCATCCAACAGCCAAATGCGTACAGAAACTGGACGCGCTTCCGGATGAGGCTACCCTTAAGAAATTCGTATTCGACGAGTGCAAGGCAGAGCCAAACTGGAATATGAAGAACTTTATCGCTGACCAGGTAGAACTGGTGAAGCGCCAGGTAGGCGACCGGAAAGTCCTTCTTGCCCTGTCCGGCGGCGTGGATTCTTCCGTTGTGGCAGCGCTCCTTTTGAAGGCAATCGGGCAGCAGCTGGTATGCGTGCATGTAAATCATGGCCTGATGCGTAAGAACGAGTCAGAAAGCGTAGTGGAGGTATTCCAGAACCAGCTTCACGCGAACCTTATCTATGTGGATGCCACAGAACGTTTCCTGGGCAAATTGGAAGGCGTGAAGGATCCGGAAGAAAAACGTAAGATTATCGGCGGAGAATTCATTCGCGTATTTGAAGAAGAAGCAAGAAAACTGGACGGAATCGACTTCCTCGGCCAGGGAACCATTTACCCGGATATCATCGAGAGCGGAACCAAGACCGCCAAGATGGTAAAATCACACCACAACGTAGGGGGATTGCCGGAGGATCTGCAGTTTGAACTGGTAGAGCCTTTGAAGCAGCTCTTCAAAGATGAAGTCCGCGCCTGCGGAATTGAACTGGGACTGCCACCGCACATGGTATACCGCCAGCCATTCCCAGGTCCGGGGCTTGGCGTCAGGTGCCTCGGTGCGATTACAAGAGACAGACTGGAAGCAGTCCGTGAATCGGATGCCATCCTGAGAGAAGAGTTTGAGAAAGCGGGACTGGATAAGAAAGTATGGCAGTACTTTACGGTAGTGCCGGACTTTAAGTCTGTGGGCATGAAGAACCATGCCAGATGCTTTGAATATATGGTAATCATCCGGGCGATCAATACGATCGACGCGATGACAGCCAGCATCGAGAAGGTTGATTGGGACGTGCTTGAGAAGATCACGAACAGGATATTGGCGGAAGTGGAGAATGTCAATCGAGTATGCTATGACATGTCACCGAAGCCGCCGGCTACGATTGAATTCGAATAGCGGACAGAACCCCGGAGATGCCTGTAAAATGGGCGCTTTCGGGGTTTCTTTATGTCGTTTGACTCTATTTTATAATTTTGATTAGCAATAAGGAGTTGATTATATGCCTAGTATTTTACCAGTATCTGATTTGAGAAATTATAATGAAGTTCTCAAAAATTGCAAAGTTGGAGAACCAGTTTTTTTAACCAAGAATGGTAGGGGAAGGTTTGTAGTGCTTGATATTGAGGACTACGAGAAAGACCGAGCAGAGAAAAAACTGTTGGCAAAGTTGCAGGAAGCGAAAGAAACTGTTGCA
This genomic interval carries:
- the guaA gene encoding glutamine-hydrolyzing GMP synthase; the protein is MKQDMIVILDLGSTENTVVAREIRDMGVYSEIHPHDITPEELNGLDNVKGIILNGGENRVVDGAAVDVSPALYDLGYPVMAIDHPTAKCVQKLDALPDEATLKKFVFDECKAEPNWNMKNFIADQVELVKRQVGDRKVLLALSGGVDSSVVAALLLKAIGQQLVCVHVNHGLMRKNESESVVEVFQNQLHANLIYVDATERFLGKLEGVKDPEEKRKIIGGEFIRVFEEEARKLDGIDFLGQGTIYPDIIESGTKTAKMVKSHHNVGGLPEDLQFELVEPLKQLFKDEVRACGIELGLPPHMVYRQPFPGPGLGVRCLGAITRDRLEAVRESDAILREEFEKAGLDKKVWQYFTVVPDFKSVGMKNHARCFEYMVIIRAINTIDAMTASIEKVDWDVLEKITNRILAEVENVNRVCYDMSPKPPATIEFE
- a CDS encoding type II toxin-antitoxin system prevent-host-death family antitoxin, yielding MPSILPVSDLRNYNEVLKNCKVGEPVFLTKNGRGRFVVLDIEDYEKDRAEKKLLAKLQEAKETVADGTGWLSLDELKSAMEE
- a CDS encoding coenzyme F420-0:L-glutamate ligase, with the protein product MERRVGTISRGIRCPIIREGDNLADIIVESVLEAAESEGFELRDRDVIAATESIVARAQGNYASIDAIAKDVKAKLGGETIGVIFPILSRNRFSICLKGIAKGAKKVVLMLSYPSDEVGNELVSLDKLDDAGINPYSDVMDLEKYRELFGENKHPFTGVDYVQYYSDLIKEAGAEVEVIFANQPQEILKHAKNVLTCDIHTRARTKRILEKNGAKVVLGLDNILTCPVGGSGCNERFGLLGSNKSTEESVKLFPRDCTDLVLEVQGKILEKTGKHVEVMVYGDGAFKDPVGKIWELADPCVSVAHTEGLNGTPNEVKLKYLADNDFKDLKGEELKDAISKRIQEKEDDLVGDMSSQGTTPRRLTDLIGSLCDLTSGSGDKGTPVILVQGYFDNFTTDK